The following coding sequences lie in one Arabidopsis thaliana chromosome 3, partial sequence genomic window:
- the INO80 gene encoding DNA helicase INO80-like protein (INO80 ortholog (INO80); FUNCTIONS IN: helicase activity, DNA binding, nucleic acid binding, ATP binding; INVOLVED IN: somatic cell DNA recombination, positive regulation of DNA repair, regulation of transcription; LOCATED IN: cellular_component unknown; EXPRESSED IN: 25 plant structures; EXPRESSED DURING: 14 growth stages; CONTAINS InterPro DOMAIN/s: DEAD-like helicase, N-terminal (InterPro:IPR014001), DNA binding domain, INO80 (InterPro:IPR020838), DNA/RNA helicase, C-terminal (InterPro:IPR001650), Helicase, superfamily 1/2, ATP-binding domain (InterPro:IPR014021), SNF2-related (InterPro:IPR000330); BEST Arabidopsis thaliana protein match is: SNF2 domain-containing protein / helicase domain-containing protein (TAIR:AT3G12810.1).) — translation MDPSRRPPKDSPYANLFDLEPLMKFRIPKPEDEVDYYGSSSQDESRSTQGGVVANYSNGSKSRMNASSKKRKRWTEAEDAEDDDDLYNQHVTEEHYRSMLGEHVQKFKNRSKETQGNPPHLMGFPVLKSNVGSYRGRKPGNDYHGRFYDMDNSPNFAADVTPHRRGSYHDRDITPKIAYEPSYLDIGDGVIYKIPPSYDKLVASLNLPSFSDIHVEEFYLKGTLDLRSLAELMASDKRSGVRSRNGMGEPRPQYESLQARMKALSPSNSTPNFSLKVSEAAMNSAIPEGSAGSTARTILSEGGVLQVHYVKILEKGDTYEIVKRSLPKKLKAKNDPAVIEKTERDKIRKAWINIVRRDIAKHHRIFTTFHRKLSIDAKRFADGCQREVRMKVGRSYKIPRTAPIRTRKISRDMLLFWKRYDKQMAEERKKQEKEAAEAFKREQEQRESKRQQQRLNFLIKQTELYSHFMQNKTDSNPSEALPIGDENPIDEVLPETSAAEPSEVEDPEEAELKEKVLRAAQDAVSKQKQITDAFDTEYMKLRQTSEMEGPLNDISVSGSSNIDLHNPSTMPVTSTVQTPELFKGTLKEYQMKGLQWLVNCYEQGLNGILADEMGLGKTIQAMAFLAHLAEEKNIWGPFLVVAPASVLNNWADEISRFCPDLKTLPYWGGLQERTILRKNINPKRVMFFSTWIISFDPWAVRQICICKRACNVVRFQTLSDMDAGFHILITSYQLLVTDEKYFRRVKWQYMVLDEAQAIKSSSSIRWKTLLSFNCRNRLLLTGTPIQNNMAELWALLHFIMPMLFDNHDQFNEWFSKGIENHAEHGGTLNEHQLNRLHAILKPFMLRRVKKDVVSELTTKTEVTVHCKLSSRQQAFYQAIKNKISLAELFDSNRGQFTDKKVLNLMNIVIQLRKVCNHPELFERNEGSSYLYFGVTSNSLLPHPFGELEDVHYSGGQNPIIYKIPKLLHQEVLQNSETFCSSVGRGISRESFLKHFNIYSPEYILKSIFPSDSGVDQVVSGSGAFGFSRLMDLSPSEVGYLALCSVAERLLFSILRWERQFLDELVNSLMESKDGDLSDNNIERVKTKAVTRMLLMPSKVETNFQKRRLSTGPTRPSFEALVISHQDRFLSSIKLLHSAYTYIPKARAPPVSIHCSDRNSAYRVTEELHQPWLKRLLIGFARTSEANGPRKPNSFPHPLIQEIDSELPVVQPALQLTHRIFGSCPPMQSFDPAKLLTDSGKLQTLDILLKRLRAGNHRVLLFAQMTKMLNILEDYMNYRKYKYLRLDGSSTIMDRRDMVRDFQHRSDIFVFLLSTRAGGLGINLTAADTVIFYESDWNPTLDLQAMDRAHRLGQTKDVTVYRLICKETVEEKILHRASQKNTVQQLVMTGGHVQGDDFLGAADVVSLLMDDAEAAQLEQKFRELPLQVKDRQKKKTKRIRIDAEGDATLEELEDVDRQDNGQEPLEEPEKPKSSNKKRRAASNPKARAPQKAKEEANGEDTPQRTKRVKRQTKSINESLEPVFSASVTESNKGFDPSSSAN, via the exons ATGGATCCTTCAAGACGACCACCGAAGGACTCTCCTTACGCGAATCTATTCGATCTCGAG CCGTTGATGAAGTTTAGAATTCCGAAACCTGAAGATGAAGTTGATTATTATGGGAGTAGTAGCCAGGATGAAAGTAGAAGCACTCAAG GTGGGGTAGTGGCAAACTACAGCAATGGGTCTAAATCGAGAATGAATGCGAGCTCCAAGAAGAGAAAGCGGTGGACAGAAGCTGAGGATGCAGAGGACGATGATGATCTCTACAATCAACATGTTACTGAGGAGCACTACCGATCAATGCTTGGGGAGCATgtacaaaaattcaaaaataggTCCAAGGAGACTCAAGGGAATCCTCCTCATCTGATGGGTTTTCCGGTGCTAAAGAGCAATGTGGGCAGTTACAGAGGTAGGAAACCAGGGAATGATTACCATGGGAGGTTCTATGACATGGACAACTCTCCAAATTTTGCAGCTGATGTGACCCCACATAGGCGAGGAAGCTACCATGATCGTGATATTACACCCAA GATAGCATATGAACCTTCGTATTTGGACATTGGTGATGGTGTCATCTACAAAATCCCCCCAAGTTATGACAAGCTGGTGGCATCATTAAACTTACCGAGCTTTTCAGACATTCATGTGGAAGAATTTTACTTGAAAGGAACTCTGGATCTGAGATCATTAGCAGAACTGATGGCAAGTGATAAAAGGTCTGGAGTAAGAAGCCGTAATGGAATGGGTGAGCCTCGACCTCAATATGAATCTCTTCAAGCTAGAATGAAGGCCCTGTCACCTTCAAACTCCACCCCAAATTTTAGCCTCAAGGTGTCAGAAGCTGCAATGAATTCTGCCATTCCAGAAGGATCTGCTGGAAGTACTGCACGGACAATTCTGTCTGAGGGTGGTGTTTTACAGGTCCATTACGTGAAGATTCTGGAGAAGGGGGATACATACGAG ATTGTTAAACGAAGTCTACCGAAGAAGCTGAAAGCAAAGAATGATCCTGCAGTCATTGAGAAAACAGAAAGGgataaaattagaaaagcCTGGATCAATATTGTCAGAAGAGATATAGCAAAACACCATAGAATTTTCACTACTTTTCATCGTAAACTATCAATTGATGCCAAGAGGTTTGCAGATGGTTGCCAAAGAGAG GTGAGAATGAAGGTGGGTAGATCATACAAAATCCCAAGAACTGCACCAATTCGCACTAGGAAGATATCCAGAGACATGCTGCTATTCTGGAAGCGATATGACAAGCAGATG GcagaagagaggaaaaagcaagaaaaggAAGCTGCAGAGGCTTTTAAACGTGAACAGGAGCAGCGAGAGTCAAAAAGGCAGCAACAAAGGCTCAATTTCCTTATTAAACAGACTGAGCTTTACAGTCACTTCATGCAAAACAAGACCGATTCGAATCCTTCCGAAGCCTTACCAATAGGTGATGAAAATCCGATTGACGAAGTGCTCCCAGAAACTTCAGCGGCAGAACCTTCTGAGGTAGAGGATCCTGAAGAGGCTGAACTGAAGGAAAAGGTCTTGAGAGCTGCCCAAGATGCGGTGTCTAAGCAGAAGCAAATAACAGATGCATTTGACACTGAATATATGAAGCTACGCCAAACTTCTGAAATGGAAGGTCCTTTAAATGATATATCAGTTTCTGGCTCGAGCAATATAGATTTGCATAACCC ATCTACAATGCCTGTTACATCAACAGTTCAGACTCCAGAGTTATTTAAAGGAACCCTTAAAGAATACCAAATGAAAGGCCTTCAGTGGCTAGTCAATTGTTATGAGCAG GGTTTGAATGGCATACTTGCTGATGAAATGGGCTTGGGTAAGACTATTCAAGCTATGGCGTTCTTGGCACATTTGGCTGAG GAAAAGAACATTTGGGGTCCATTTCTTGTTGTTGCCCCTGCCTCTGTTCTTAACAATTGGGCTGATGAAATCAGTCGTTTCTGTCCTGACTTGAAAACTCTTCCATATTGGGGAGGATTACAAGAACGAACAATTTTAAGAAAGAATATCAATCCCAAGC gtgtaatgtttttttccacTTGGATCATCTCTTTCGATCCTTGGGCTGTACGTCAAATATGCATTTGCAAAAGAGCATGCAATGTTGTTAGGTTTCAGACATTAAGTGATAT GGATGCTGgctttcatattttgattaCTAGCTATCAGCTATTAGTCACTGATGAAAAGTATTTTCGCCGGGTGAAGTGGCAATATATGGTGCTAGATGAGGCCCAAGCAATCAAGAGTTCCTCCAG TATAAGATGGAAAACCCTTCTTAGTTTTAACTGTCGGAACCGATTGCTTCTGACTGGTACTCCAATTCAGAACAACATGGCAGAGTTATGGGCCCTGCTGCATTTCATCATGCCAATGTTGTTTGACAACCATGATCAATTTAATGAATGGTTCTCAAAAGG AATTGAGAATCATGCTGAACACGGAGGCACTTTAAATGAGCACCAGCTTAACAGACTG CATGCGATCTTGAAACCGTTCATGCTTCGACGGGTAAAAAAGGATGTGGTTTCTGAGCTAACTACAAAGACGGAAGTTACAGTACACTGCAAGCTCAGTTCTCGACAACAAGCTTTTTATCAGGCTATTAAGAACAAAATTTCTCTGGCTGAGTTGTTTGATAGCAACCGCGGACAATTTACTGATAAGAAAGTATTGAATTTAATGAATATTGTCATTCAACTAAGGAAG GTTTGCAACCATCCAGAGTTGTTCGAAAGGAATGAAGGGAGCTCGTATCTCTACTTTGGAGTGACTTCCAATTCTCTTTTGCCCCATCCCTTTGGTGAGCTAGAGGATGTACATTATTCTGGTGGTCAAAATCCGATAATATACAAG ATACCTAAGCTACTACACCAAGAGGTGCTCCAAAATTCTGAAacattttgttcttctgtCGGGCGTGGCATCTCAAGAGAATCTTTTCTGAagcattttaatatatattcaccTGAGTATATTCTTAAGTCAATATTCCCATCTGATAGTGGGGTAGATCAAGTGGTTAGTGGAAGTGGAGCATTTGGCTTTTCACGCTTGATGGATCTATCACCATCAGAAGTTGGATATCTGGCTCTGTGTTCTGTTGCAGAAAGGCTATTATTTTCTATACTGAGGTGGGAGCGGCAATTTTTGGATGAATTAGTTAACTCTCTTATGGAGTCCAAGGATGGTGATCTTAGTGACAATAACATCGAGAGAGTTAAAACCAAAGCTGTCACAAGAATGTTGCTGATGCCATCAAAAGTTGAAACGAATTTTCAGAAAAGGAGACTAAGCACAGGGCCTACCCGTCCTTCATTTGAAGCGCTAGTGATCTCTCATCAGGATAGGTTTCTTTCAAGTATCAAACTCCTGCATTCTGCATATACTTATATCCCAAAAGCCAGAGCTCCACCT GTAAGCATTCATTGCTCGGACAGAAATTCGGCATACAGAGTTACAGAAGAATTACATCAACCATGGCTTAAGAGACTATTAATCGGTTTTGCACGAACGTCAGAAGCTAATGGACCCAGGAAGCCTAACAGCTTTCCACATCCTTTAATCCAAGAAATTGATTCAGAACTTCCAGTTGTGCAGCCTGCGCTTCAACTGACACACAGAATATTTGGTTCTTGCCCTCCAATGCAAAGTTTTGACCCAGCAAAGTTGCTCACG GACTCTGGGAAGCTGCAGACACTTGATATATTATTGAAGCGGCTTCGAGCTGGAAATCACAGGGTGCTCCTGTTTGCACAAATGACAAAGATGCTGAACATTCTCGAG GATTATATGAACTATAGAAAGTACAAGTACCTCAGGCTTGATGGATCCTCCACCATCATGGATCGCCGAGATATGGTTAGGGATTTTCAGCATAG GAGCgatatttttgtattcttgCTGAGCACCAGAGCTGGAGGACTTGGTATCAACTTGACGGCTGCAGACACTGTCATTTTCTATGAAAGTGATTGGAATCCCACCTTGGATTTACAAGCTATGGACAGGGCTCATCGTCTTGGACAGACAAAAGAT GTTACTGTTTATCGTCTCATCTGTAAGGAGACGGTGGAAGAGAAAATTTTGCACAGGGCAAGTCAGAAAAATACAGTTCAACAGCTTGTTATGACTGGAGGGCATGTTCAGGGTGATGATTTTCTTGGAGCTGCGGATGTGGTATCTCTGCTAATGGATGATGCGGAGGCAGCACAACTGGAGCAGAAATTCAGAGAACTACCATTACAG GTAAAGGACAGgcagaagaaaaagacgaAACGTATCAGAATAGATGCTGAAGGAGATGCAACTTTGGAAGAGTTAGAAGATGTTGACCGACAGGATAACGGACAGGAACCTTTGGAAGAACCGGAAAAGCCAAAATCCAGTaataaaaag AGGAGAGCTGCTTCAAATCCGAAAGCTAGAGCTCCTCAGAAAGCAAAGGAAGAAGCAAATGGTGAAGATACTCCTCAGAGGACAAAAAGGGTaaagagacaaacaaagaGCATAAACGAAAGTCTTGAACCTGTATTCTCTGCCTCTGTAACAGAATCAAATAAAGGATTCGATCCAAGTAGCTCCGCTAACTAA
- the INO80 gene encoding DNA helicase INO80-like protein — MDPSRRPPKDSPYANLFDLEPLMKFRIPKPEDEVDYYGSSSQDESRSTQGGVVANYSNGSKSRMNASSKKRKRWTEAEDAEDDDDLYNQHVTEEHYRSMLGEHVQKFKNRSKETQGNPPHLMGFPVLKSNVGSYRGRKPGNDYHGRFYDMDNSPNFAADVTPHRRGSYHDRDITPKIAYEPSYLDIGDGVIYKIPPSYDKLVASLNLPSFSDIHVEEFYLKGTLDLRSLAELMASDKRSGVRSRNGMGEPRPQYESLQARMKALSPSNSTPNFSLKVSEAAMNSAIPEGSAGSTARTILSEGGVLQVHYVKILEKGDTYEIVKRSLPKKLKAKNDPAVIEKTERDKIRKAWINIVRRDIAKHHRIFTTFHRKLSIDAKRFADGCQREVRMKVGRSYKIPRTAPIRTRKISRDMLLFWKRYDKQMAEERKKQEKEAAEAFKREQEQRESKRQQQRLNFLIKQTELYSHFMQNKTDSNPSEALPIGDENPIDEVLPETSAAEPSEVEDPEEAELKEKVLRAAQDAVSKQKQITDAFDTEYMKLRQTSEMEGPLNDISVSGSSNIDLHNPSTMPVTSTVQTPELFKGTLKEYQMKGLQWLVNCYEQGLNGILADEMGLGKTIQAMAFLAHLAEEKNIWGPFLVVAPASVLNNWADEISRFCPDLKTLPYWGGLQERTILRKNINPKRMYRRDAGFHILITSYQLLVTDEKYFRRVKWQYMVLDEAQAIKSSSSIRWKTLLSFNCRNRLLLTGTPIQNNMAELWALLHFIMPMLFDNHDQFNEWFSKGIENHAEHGGTLNEHQLNRLHAILKPFMLRRVKKDVVSELTTKTEVTVHCKLSSRQQAFYQAIKNKISLAELFDSNRGQFTDKKVLNLMNIVIQLRKVCNHPELFERNEGSSYLYFGVTSNSLLPHPFGELEDVHYSGGQNPIIYKIPKLLHQEVLQNSETFCSSVGRGISRESFLKHFNIYSPEYILKSIFPSDSGVDQVVSGSGAFGFSRLMDLSPSEVGYLALCSVAERLLFSILRWERQFLDELVNSLMESKDGDLSDNNIERVKTKAVTRMLLMPSKVETNFQKRRLSTGPTRPSFEALVISHQDRFLSSIKLLHSAYTYIPKARAPPVSIHCSDRNSAYRVTEELHQPWLKRLLIGFARTSEANGPRKPNSFPHPLIQEIDSELPVVQPALQLTHRIFGSCPPMQSFDPAKLLTDSGKLQTLDILLKRLRAGNHRVLLFAQMTKMLNILEDYMNYRKYKYLRLDGSSTIMDRRDMVRDFQHRSDIFVFLLSTRAGGLGINLTAADTVIFYESDWNPTLDLQAMDRAHRLGQTKDVTVYRLICKETVEEKILHRASQKNTVQQLVMTGGHVQGDDFLGAADVVSLLMDDAEAAQLEQKFRELPLQVKDRQKKKTKRIRIDAEGDATLEELEDVDRQDNGQEPLEEPEKPKSSNKKRRAASNPKARAPQKAKEEANGEDTPQRTKRVKRQTKSINESLEPVFSASVTESNKGFDPSSSAN, encoded by the exons ATGGATCCTTCAAGACGACCACCGAAGGACTCTCCTTACGCGAATCTATTCGATCTCGAG CCGTTGATGAAGTTTAGAATTCCGAAACCTGAAGATGAAGTTGATTATTATGGGAGTAGTAGCCAGGATGAAAGTAGAAGCACTCAAG GTGGGGTAGTGGCAAACTACAGCAATGGGTCTAAATCGAGAATGAATGCGAGCTCCAAGAAGAGAAAGCGGTGGACAGAAGCTGAGGATGCAGAGGACGATGATGATCTCTACAATCAACATGTTACTGAGGAGCACTACCGATCAATGCTTGGGGAGCATgtacaaaaattcaaaaataggTCCAAGGAGACTCAAGGGAATCCTCCTCATCTGATGGGTTTTCCGGTGCTAAAGAGCAATGTGGGCAGTTACAGAGGTAGGAAACCAGGGAATGATTACCATGGGAGGTTCTATGACATGGACAACTCTCCAAATTTTGCAGCTGATGTGACCCCACATAGGCGAGGAAGCTACCATGATCGTGATATTACACCCAA GATAGCATATGAACCTTCGTATTTGGACATTGGTGATGGTGTCATCTACAAAATCCCCCCAAGTTATGACAAGCTGGTGGCATCATTAAACTTACCGAGCTTTTCAGACATTCATGTGGAAGAATTTTACTTGAAAGGAACTCTGGATCTGAGATCATTAGCAGAACTGATGGCAAGTGATAAAAGGTCTGGAGTAAGAAGCCGTAATGGAATGGGTGAGCCTCGACCTCAATATGAATCTCTTCAAGCTAGAATGAAGGCCCTGTCACCTTCAAACTCCACCCCAAATTTTAGCCTCAAGGTGTCAGAAGCTGCAATGAATTCTGCCATTCCAGAAGGATCTGCTGGAAGTACTGCACGGACAATTCTGTCTGAGGGTGGTGTTTTACAGGTCCATTACGTGAAGATTCTGGAGAAGGGGGATACATACGAG ATTGTTAAACGAAGTCTACCGAAGAAGCTGAAAGCAAAGAATGATCCTGCAGTCATTGAGAAAACAGAAAGGgataaaattagaaaagcCTGGATCAATATTGTCAGAAGAGATATAGCAAAACACCATAGAATTTTCACTACTTTTCATCGTAAACTATCAATTGATGCCAAGAGGTTTGCAGATGGTTGCCAAAGAGAG GTGAGAATGAAGGTGGGTAGATCATACAAAATCCCAAGAACTGCACCAATTCGCACTAGGAAGATATCCAGAGACATGCTGCTATTCTGGAAGCGATATGACAAGCAGATG GcagaagagaggaaaaagcaagaaaaggAAGCTGCAGAGGCTTTTAAACGTGAACAGGAGCAGCGAGAGTCAAAAAGGCAGCAACAAAGGCTCAATTTCCTTATTAAACAGACTGAGCTTTACAGTCACTTCATGCAAAACAAGACCGATTCGAATCCTTCCGAAGCCTTACCAATAGGTGATGAAAATCCGATTGACGAAGTGCTCCCAGAAACTTCAGCGGCAGAACCTTCTGAGGTAGAGGATCCTGAAGAGGCTGAACTGAAGGAAAAGGTCTTGAGAGCTGCCCAAGATGCGGTGTCTAAGCAGAAGCAAATAACAGATGCATTTGACACTGAATATATGAAGCTACGCCAAACTTCTGAAATGGAAGGTCCTTTAAATGATATATCAGTTTCTGGCTCGAGCAATATAGATTTGCATAACCC ATCTACAATGCCTGTTACATCAACAGTTCAGACTCCAGAGTTATTTAAAGGAACCCTTAAAGAATACCAAATGAAAGGCCTTCAGTGGCTAGTCAATTGTTATGAGCAG GGTTTGAATGGCATACTTGCTGATGAAATGGGCTTGGGTAAGACTATTCAAGCTATGGCGTTCTTGGCACATTTGGCTGAG GAAAAGAACATTTGGGGTCCATTTCTTGTTGTTGCCCCTGCCTCTGTTCTTAACAATTGGGCTGATGAAATCAGTCGTTTCTGTCCTGACTTGAAAACTCTTCCATATTGGGGAGGATTACAAGAACGAACAATTTTAAGAAAGAATATCAATCCCAAGCGTATGTACCGAAG GGATGCTGgctttcatattttgattaCTAGCTATCAGCTATTAGTCACTGATGAAAAGTATTTTCGCCGGGTGAAGTGGCAATATATGGTGCTAGATGAGGCCCAAGCAATCAAGAGTTCCTCCAG TATAAGATGGAAAACCCTTCTTAGTTTTAACTGTCGGAACCGATTGCTTCTGACTGGTACTCCAATTCAGAACAACATGGCAGAGTTATGGGCCCTGCTGCATTTCATCATGCCAATGTTGTTTGACAACCATGATCAATTTAATGAATGGTTCTCAAAAGG AATTGAGAATCATGCTGAACACGGAGGCACTTTAAATGAGCACCAGCTTAACAGACTG CATGCGATCTTGAAACCGTTCATGCTTCGACGGGTAAAAAAGGATGTGGTTTCTGAGCTAACTACAAAGACGGAAGTTACAGTACACTGCAAGCTCAGTTCTCGACAACAAGCTTTTTATCAGGCTATTAAGAACAAAATTTCTCTGGCTGAGTTGTTTGATAGCAACCGCGGACAATTTACTGATAAGAAAGTATTGAATTTAATGAATATTGTCATTCAACTAAGGAAG GTTTGCAACCATCCAGAGTTGTTCGAAAGGAATGAAGGGAGCTCGTATCTCTACTTTGGAGTGACTTCCAATTCTCTTTTGCCCCATCCCTTTGGTGAGCTAGAGGATGTACATTATTCTGGTGGTCAAAATCCGATAATATACAAG ATACCTAAGCTACTACACCAAGAGGTGCTCCAAAATTCTGAAacattttgttcttctgtCGGGCGTGGCATCTCAAGAGAATCTTTTCTGAagcattttaatatatattcaccTGAGTATATTCTTAAGTCAATATTCCCATCTGATAGTGGGGTAGATCAAGTGGTTAGTGGAAGTGGAGCATTTGGCTTTTCACGCTTGATGGATCTATCACCATCAGAAGTTGGATATCTGGCTCTGTGTTCTGTTGCAGAAAGGCTATTATTTTCTATACTGAGGTGGGAGCGGCAATTTTTGGATGAATTAGTTAACTCTCTTATGGAGTCCAAGGATGGTGATCTTAGTGACAATAACATCGAGAGAGTTAAAACCAAAGCTGTCACAAGAATGTTGCTGATGCCATCAAAAGTTGAAACGAATTTTCAGAAAAGGAGACTAAGCACAGGGCCTACCCGTCCTTCATTTGAAGCGCTAGTGATCTCTCATCAGGATAGGTTTCTTTCAAGTATCAAACTCCTGCATTCTGCATATACTTATATCCCAAAAGCCAGAGCTCCACCT GTAAGCATTCATTGCTCGGACAGAAATTCGGCATACAGAGTTACAGAAGAATTACATCAACCATGGCTTAAGAGACTATTAATCGGTTTTGCACGAACGTCAGAAGCTAATGGACCCAGGAAGCCTAACAGCTTTCCACATCCTTTAATCCAAGAAATTGATTCAGAACTTCCAGTTGTGCAGCCTGCGCTTCAACTGACACACAGAATATTTGGTTCTTGCCCTCCAATGCAAAGTTTTGACCCAGCAAAGTTGCTCACG GACTCTGGGAAGCTGCAGACACTTGATATATTATTGAAGCGGCTTCGAGCTGGAAATCACAGGGTGCTCCTGTTTGCACAAATGACAAAGATGCTGAACATTCTCGAG GATTATATGAACTATAGAAAGTACAAGTACCTCAGGCTTGATGGATCCTCCACCATCATGGATCGCCGAGATATGGTTAGGGATTTTCAGCATAG GAGCgatatttttgtattcttgCTGAGCACCAGAGCTGGAGGACTTGGTATCAACTTGACGGCTGCAGACACTGTCATTTTCTATGAAAGTGATTGGAATCCCACCTTGGATTTACAAGCTATGGACAGGGCTCATCGTCTTGGACAGACAAAAGAT GTTACTGTTTATCGTCTCATCTGTAAGGAGACGGTGGAAGAGAAAATTTTGCACAGGGCAAGTCAGAAAAATACAGTTCAACAGCTTGTTATGACTGGAGGGCATGTTCAGGGTGATGATTTTCTTGGAGCTGCGGATGTGGTATCTCTGCTAATGGATGATGCGGAGGCAGCACAACTGGAGCAGAAATTCAGAGAACTACCATTACAG GTAAAGGACAGgcagaagaaaaagacgaAACGTATCAGAATAGATGCTGAAGGAGATGCAACTTTGGAAGAGTTAGAAGATGTTGACCGACAGGATAACGGACAGGAACCTTTGGAAGAACCGGAAAAGCCAAAATCCAGTaataaaaag AGGAGAGCTGCTTCAAATCCGAAAGCTAGAGCTCCTCAGAAAGCAAAGGAAGAAGCAAATGGTGAAGATACTCCTCAGAGGACAAAAAGGGTaaagagacaaacaaagaGCATAAACGAAAGTCTTGAACCTGTATTCTCTGCCTCTGTAACAGAATCAAATAAAGGATTCGATCCAAGTAGCTCCGCTAACTAA